One window of Halopelagius longus genomic DNA carries:
- the gatB gene encoding Asp-tRNA(Asn)/Glu-tRNA(Gln) amidotransferase subunit GatB: MTAKALQQRELATVIGLEVHVQLETDTKIFCGCSTDAAEDEEPNTRTCPVCLGLPGALPVLNEGAVEAAVKVGKALDADIAEHTRFHRKNYYYPDLPKNFQITQYDAPICSDGHLEVSVEGTRREIGVERAHLEEDPGSLQHKGGSIDTADYTLVNYNRAGTPLMEIVTKPDFRSPKEVRGFLAKLEEVLEYLGVFDATRDGSLRIDANISMVPADEMGEDGSLTEETLEAANRTEVKNISSHKGAEKALAYEVTRQKNAIERGRAVEQETRHWDETRGITVSMRSKEEEKDYRYFREADLPPLEVADWKQKISIPELPDARRDRFEEEYGLDAESASKLTSTKEVADFFEEVAEAYDADLAATWVADNLLGELNYRDMAITDVDDRLDEFTRLVELVDAGDITTKNAEEIVLRKMLDEGAHPDDVIESEGLGKADEDEVEVAVGEAIEENPDAVEDYYEGEGGAINFLVGQVMQKTGGSADPGAVNQMLRDRLDE; encoded by the coding sequence ATGACCGCGAAGGCGCTCCAACAGCGCGAACTCGCCACCGTCATCGGGTTGGAGGTCCACGTCCAACTCGAAACGGACACCAAGATTTTCTGCGGGTGTTCGACCGACGCGGCGGAGGACGAAGAACCGAACACGCGGACGTGCCCCGTCTGTCTGGGTCTGCCGGGCGCGCTTCCCGTGCTGAACGAAGGTGCCGTTGAGGCGGCGGTGAAGGTCGGCAAGGCGTTAGACGCCGACATCGCCGAGCACACTCGCTTCCACCGGAAGAACTACTACTACCCCGACCTGCCGAAGAACTTCCAGATCACGCAGTACGACGCGCCCATCTGCTCGGACGGCCACCTCGAAGTGTCCGTCGAGGGGACGCGCCGCGAAATCGGCGTCGAACGCGCCCACCTCGAAGAGGACCCCGGAAGCCTCCAGCACAAGGGCGGCAGCATCGACACGGCGGACTACACGCTCGTCAACTACAACCGCGCGGGCACGCCCCTGATGGAGATCGTGACGAAGCCCGACTTCCGGAGTCCGAAGGAGGTCCGCGGCTTCCTCGCGAAGTTGGAGGAGGTCCTCGAGTATCTGGGCGTCTTCGACGCGACGCGCGACGGGTCGCTCCGCATCGACGCGAACATCTCGATGGTGCCCGCCGACGAGATGGGCGAGGACGGCTCTCTGACCGAGGAGACCCTCGAAGCGGCCAACCGCACCGAGGTGAAGAACATCTCCAGTCACAAGGGCGCGGAGAAGGCCCTCGCCTACGAGGTAACCCGGCAGAAGAACGCCATCGAACGCGGACGCGCCGTCGAACAGGAGACGCGCCACTGGGACGAGACGCGCGGCATCACCGTCTCCATGCGGTCGAAGGAAGAGGAGAAGGACTACCGCTACTTCCGCGAGGCGGACCTACCGCCCCTCGAAGTCGCAGACTGGAAACAGAAGATATCGATTCCGGAACTGCCCGACGCCCGCCGCGACCGGTTCGAGGAGGAGTACGGCTTAGACGCCGAGTCCGCCTCGAAGCTCACTTCCACGAAGGAAGTCGCGGACTTCTTCGAGGAAGTCGCCGAGGCGTACGACGCCGACCTAGCCGCGACGTGGGTCGCCGACAACCTACTCGGCGAACTCAACTACCGCGATATGGCTATCACGGACGTCGACGACAGACTCGACGAGTTCACCCGACTGGTCGAACTCGTGGACGCGGGCGACATCACGACGAAGAACGCCGAGGAGATAGTCCTCCGAAAGATGCTCGACGAGGGGGCGCACCCCGACGACGTCATCGAGTCCGAGGGCCTCGGGAAGGCCGACGAGGACGAAGTCGAAGTCGCCGTCGGCGAGGCCATAGAGGAAAACCCCGACGCGGTGGAAGACTACTACGAGGGCGAGGGCGGCGCGATAAACTTCCTCGTCGGACAGGTCATGCAGAAGACGGGCGGAAGCGCCGACCCCGGCGCGGTGAACCAGATGCTCCGCGACCGGTTAGACGAGTGA
- a CDS encoding DUF4013 domain-containing protein, which translates to MRHTLDVAMESLSTAERRTETVIVGSLLTLGSAIAPVLWIPLVGYAVRAVRSAAESETALPTFEGWDGLLLDGGRATLAAVPLHLPGLVVLRFAVGFDRARLTAPYLFSDLRRGVLPGLDLFVGLLAVVALEIAAGYLSLAVLVAVARRGSLGPGLVATTSEIARDGAFARTSSLAVAVGTVGHVLGGVVAAVPILGGPASAAVSFLAVAVGASVLGGRLSPRGDDDRRDGDVRSPTASSASSASPAPNRGVRD; encoded by the coding sequence ATGAGACACACCCTCGACGTCGCGATGGAGTCGCTATCGACCGCGGAACGCCGAACAGAGACGGTAATCGTCGGATCGTTGCTCACGCTCGGGTCCGCAATCGCGCCCGTACTCTGGATCCCCCTCGTCGGGTACGCCGTCCGCGCCGTTCGCTCCGCGGCCGAGTCCGAGACGGCCCTTCCGACGTTCGAGGGGTGGGACGGCCTCCTCCTCGACGGCGGCCGGGCGACCCTCGCGGCGGTTCCGCTTCACCTCCCCGGACTGGTCGTCCTCCGGTTCGCCGTCGGGTTCGACCGCGCGCGTCTGACCGCGCCCTATCTCTTCTCGGACCTCCGACGCGGCGTGCTTCCGGGTCTGGACTTGTTCGTCGGTCTCCTCGCCGTCGTCGCCCTCGAAATCGCCGCGGGCTACCTCTCTCTCGCGGTCCTCGTCGCCGTGGCGCGACGCGGTTCGCTCGGCCCGGGTCTCGTCGCAACGACGAGCGAGATAGCCCGCGACGGCGCGTTCGCTCGAACGTCCTCGCTCGCAGTCGCGGTCGGGACCGTCGGACACGTCCTCGGCGGCGTCGTCGCCGCCGTTCCGATTCTCGGCGGACCCGCGAGTGCGGCCGTCTCGTTCCTCGCAGTCGCCGTCGGCGCGTCGGTTCTCGGCGGGCGGTTGTCCCCGAGAGGCGACGACGACCGACGGGACGGCGACGTTCGATCCCCTACTGCGTCTTCTGCGTCTTCCGCGTCCCCCGCACCGAACCGCGGCGTTCGCGACTGA
- a CDS encoding MATE family efflux transporter encodes MSGRENRIDVTTGAITPKLFSLSWPLVAGNLLQTFYNLADMFWVGRVGPEAVAAVSLMFPTAWMFVSVAMGVTAAAVALVSQHVGAGDDRAAERVVGQTVLLAVGVGVALGIVGYLGRHPLLTLIGAQGRVYAEALAYAEVLFVTLPFTFLFFAFRAVLRGAGDTRTAMWLVVVSAGLNVVVDPIFILGWGPFVDPMGTRGAAVATLIARLVAAGTGVAVLLHGGWGVRLRITDLRPDSSLLRKLVDVGYPATLDGLARSFAAVALAALVARFGAVATAAYGIGLRLMSVSWTVSGAVGQAAATGVGQNLGAEKPDRAAEVTWKATAGTMAVLFLVGGVVWAFPATFVRVFIDDAAVVEAGVVMLRIVAPFWAFLGGLMVVQGAFRGAGRTRVSMGLSIVSRWVVRFPAAFVLAYALSWGVTGLWWALSLSGVVTFVVGVAWFLRGEWRTAVVNTDAPGDVRDDAPHADDDGVAESPTDD; translated from the coding sequence GTGTCCGGACGAGAGAACCGAATCGACGTGACGACGGGCGCGATAACGCCCAAGCTGTTCTCGCTGTCGTGGCCCCTCGTCGCGGGGAACCTCCTCCAGACGTTTTACAACCTCGCGGATATGTTCTGGGTGGGGCGCGTCGGGCCGGAAGCCGTCGCTGCGGTCTCTCTGATGTTCCCGACGGCGTGGATGTTCGTCTCCGTCGCCATGGGCGTCACCGCGGCGGCCGTCGCCCTCGTCTCCCAACACGTCGGCGCGGGCGACGACAGGGCCGCGGAACGCGTCGTCGGCCAGACGGTCCTCCTCGCGGTCGGCGTCGGCGTCGCCCTCGGAATCGTCGGCTACCTCGGCAGACACCCCCTCTTGACGCTCATCGGCGCGCAGGGGCGCGTCTACGCGGAAGCGCTCGCGTACGCCGAGGTGTTGTTCGTGACGCTCCCGTTCACGTTCCTCTTTTTCGCCTTCCGGGCGGTCCTCCGCGGGGCGGGCGACACCCGGACGGCGATGTGGTTGGTCGTCGTCAGCGCGGGCCTCAACGTCGTCGTCGACCCGATTTTCATCCTCGGGTGGGGTCCGTTCGTCGACCCGATGGGGACGCGCGGGGCGGCCGTAGCCACCCTCATCGCCCGCCTCGTCGCCGCGGGCACGGGCGTCGCCGTCCTCCTCCACGGCGGGTGGGGGGTCCGCCTCCGAATCACCGACTTACGACCCGACTCCTCCCTCCTCCGGAAACTCGTGGACGTGGGCTACCCGGCGACGCTGGACGGCCTCGCGCGGAGTTTCGCCGCTGTCGCTCTCGCCGCACTCGTCGCGCGGTTCGGGGCCGTCGCCACCGCCGCGTACGGCATCGGTCTGCGCCTCATGTCCGTCTCGTGGACCGTCTCCGGGGCCGTCGGGCAGGCGGCGGCCACGGGCGTCGGCCAGAACCTCGGCGCGGAGAAACCCGACCGCGCCGCGGAGGTGACGTGGAAGGCGACGGCGGGGACGATGGCCGTCCTGTTCCTCGTCGGCGGCGTCGTCTGGGCGTTCCCGGCGACGTTCGTGCGGGTGTTCATCGACGACGCCGCCGTCGTCGAGGCGGGCGTCGTGATGCTTCGGATAGTCGCCCCCTTCTGGGCGTTCCTCGGCGGTCTGATGGTCGTCCAAGGGGCGTTCCGCGGGGCGGGCCGGACTCGCGTGTCGATGGGCCTCTCTATCGTCTCGCGGTGGGTCGTTCGGTTCCCCGCGGCGTTCGTCCTCGCGTACGCCCTCTCGTGGGGCGTCACCGGACTCTGGTGGGCGCTCTCGCTTTCGGGCGTCGTCACCTTCGTCGTCGGCGTCGCGTGGTTCCTCCGCGGCGAGTGGCGCACCGCAGTCGTCAATACCGACGCGCCCGGCGACGTGCGCGACGACGCACCGCACGCGGACGACGACGGCGTCGCGGAGTCGCCCACCGACGACTGA
- the aspS gene encoding aspartate--tRNA(Asn) ligase: MQNRTYTADAEPGDAVTVAGWVHEVRDLGGIAFLILRDKSGKIQVKFEKDEMDEELVETGLGVHRESVISVTGEVKEEPRAPTDVEVVPESIDVLAEADTELPLDPSGKVDAELSTRLDNRTLDLRKEEVKAVFEIRAEILRSVRNAFRELGCTEINTPKIVATGTEGGTELFPITYFGEEAFMNQSPQLFKQLMIGSGLERVFEVGPIFRAEEHNTPRHLNEATSIDFESAFFDHTEAMDACEYVVKAAYEGVAENCQQRLEALGIADDFEVPEGEFPRLTYEEAIERINATGELDEQLVWGDDLPTEGERALGEDVGEHYFITDWPSEIKPFYIKDHDDDEQLSTGFDMMHPRMELVSGGQREHRYEHLVEGFEQQGLDPESFDYYTKMFKYGMPPHAGWGLGGERLVMTMLGLDNIREAVLFPRDRQRLSP; encoded by the coding sequence ATGCAGAACCGAACGTACACGGCAGACGCCGAACCCGGCGACGCGGTGACCGTCGCGGGGTGGGTCCACGAGGTCCGCGACCTCGGCGGCATCGCATTCCTCATCCTCCGCGACAAGAGCGGGAAGATTCAGGTCAAGTTCGAGAAAGACGAGATGGACGAGGAACTCGTCGAGACGGGTCTCGGCGTCCACCGCGAGAGCGTCATCTCCGTCACGGGCGAGGTGAAAGAGGAACCCCGCGCGCCGACGGACGTGGAAGTCGTTCCCGAGTCTATCGACGTCCTCGCGGAGGCGGACACGGAACTCCCCCTCGACCCCTCGGGGAAGGTGGACGCGGAACTCTCTACTCGGCTCGACAACCGAACGCTCGACCTCCGCAAGGAGGAAGTGAAGGCAGTCTTCGAGATTCGCGCGGAGATTCTGCGGTCGGTCCGGAACGCCTTCCGCGAACTCGGCTGCACCGAGATCAACACGCCGAAGATAGTCGCCACCGGGACGGAGGGCGGCACCGAGCTGTTCCCCATCACGTACTTCGGCGAGGAGGCGTTCATGAACCAGTCGCCGCAGCTGTTCAAGCAGCTGATGATCGGCTCCGGTCTCGAACGCGTCTTCGAGGTCGGTCCCATCTTCCGCGCGGAGGAACACAACACGCCGCGGCACCTGAACGAAGCCACCTCCATCGACTTCGAGTCCGCGTTCTTCGACCACACCGAGGCGATGGACGCCTGCGAGTACGTCGTGAAGGCCGCCTACGAGGGCGTCGCCGAGAACTGCCAACAGCGGCTCGAAGCGCTCGGCATCGCCGACGACTTCGAGGTGCCCGAGGGCGAGTTCCCCCGCCTCACCTACGAGGAGGCCATCGAGCGAATCAACGCGACAGGCGAACTCGACGAGCAACTCGTCTGGGGCGACGACCTGCCGACCGAGGGCGAACGCGCACTCGGCGAGGACGTCGGGGAACACTACTTCATCACCGACTGGCCCTCCGAGATAAAGCCGTTCTACATCAAGGACCACGACGACGACGAACAGCTCTCGACGGGGTTCGACATGATGCACCCGCGCATGGAACTCGTCTCCGGCGGGCAGCGTGAACACCGCTACGAACACCTCGTGGAAGGCTTCGAACAGCAGGGTCTCGACCCCGAGTCGTTCGACTACTACACGAAGATGTTCAAGTACGGGATGCCCCCGCACGCCGGATGGGGCCTCGGCGGCGAACGCCTCGTCATGACGATGCTCGGTCTGGACAACATCCGAGAAGCCGTGTTGTTCCCGCGAGACCGACAGCGGCTGTCGCCGTAG
- a CDS encoding DNA topoisomerase I, with amino-acid sequence MSNGPELIITEKDNAARRIADILSGESAEAERVNGVNVYKWGGKRCIGLSGHVVGVDFPPEYNDWRDVEPVELIDAPVDKHPTQENIVAALRRLARRARRVVIATDYDREGELIGKEAYELVRDVNEDVPVDRVRFSSITDREVTEAFENPDELDFDLAAAGEARQIIDLVWGAALTRFLSLSARQLGDDFISVGRVQGPTLKLIVDREREIDAFDPEDYWELFADLEKEGQGFESQYFYLDEDGNEAERVWDGDDAESAYETLEEVSAATVESVRRRTRTDDPPAPFNTTQFIRAAGSIGYSAQRAMSIAEDLYTAGYMTYPRTDNTVYPEDLDPEELLSEFSGHRTFGDDADSLLEQEEIEPTAGDNETTDHPPIHPTGELPSPSDLSEDEWEVYELVVRRFFATVAESAEWEHLRVVADAGGLSLKANGKRLVKEGYHAVYPYFNSSESFVPDVEEGEELAVTDTRIEAKQTQPPRRYGQSRLIETMEKMGIGTKATRHDVIQKLYDRGYIESDPPKPTRLARSVVEAGEEFAELIVSEEMTAQLEQDMQAIARGEATLEEVTDESRDILEDVFEGLMSSGEEVGKHLQESLKADKTVGTCPECGGDLVVRKSRHGSYFIGCDSYPDCTYTLPLPSTGKPLIMDESCDEHELNHVKMLAGRKTFVHGCPLCKAEEADEQEDLVIGTCPECGEEHGGELAIKRLRSGSRLVGCTRYPDCDYSLPLPRRGDVEVTDDSCEEHDLPKIRITYDGDREPWDLGCPICNYREYQAQQNGSELEAVKGIGEKTAEKLQDAGIGDVSALKEAEPDALADAVDGVGPDTVREWQANAD; translated from the coding sequence ATGAGCAACGGCCCGGAACTGATAATCACGGAGAAGGACAACGCCGCTCGGCGTATCGCCGACATCCTGAGCGGCGAGTCCGCGGAGGCCGAGCGGGTCAACGGGGTGAACGTCTACAAGTGGGGCGGCAAACGCTGCATCGGGTTGTCGGGCCACGTCGTCGGCGTCGACTTCCCGCCGGAGTACAACGACTGGCGAGACGTAGAGCCGGTCGAACTCATCGACGCACCCGTCGATAAGCACCCGACGCAGGAGAACATCGTCGCCGCGTTGCGCCGCCTCGCGCGGCGCGCCCGCCGAGTCGTCATCGCGACCGACTACGACCGCGAGGGCGAACTCATCGGCAAGGAGGCGTACGAACTCGTCCGCGACGTCAACGAGGACGTGCCCGTAGACCGGGTTCGCTTCTCCTCCATCACCGACCGCGAGGTGACGGAGGCGTTCGAGAACCCCGACGAACTGGACTTCGACCTCGCGGCCGCGGGCGAGGCGCGGCAGATAATCGACTTGGTGTGGGGGGCGGCGCTGACGCGCTTCCTCTCGCTTTCGGCCCGCCAACTCGGCGACGACTTCATCTCCGTCGGCCGGGTGCAGGGGCCGACGCTGAAGTTGATCGTAGACCGCGAACGCGAGATAGACGCGTTCGACCCCGAGGACTACTGGGAACTGTTCGCCGACTTGGAGAAAGAAGGGCAGGGCTTCGAGTCGCAGTACTTCTATCTGGACGAGGACGGCAACGAGGCCGAACGCGTCTGGGACGGCGACGACGCCGAGTCCGCCTACGAGACGCTCGAAGAGGTGTCGGCGGCGACGGTGGAGTCGGTCCGCCGCCGGACGCGGACCGACGACCCGCCCGCGCCGTTCAACACCACGCAGTTCATCCGCGCGGCGGGCTCTATCGGCTACTCCGCCCAGCGAGCGATGAGCATCGCGGAGGACCTCTACACCGCCGGGTACATGACGTACCCCCGGACGGACAACACCGTCTACCCGGAGGATTTAGACCCCGAGGAACTCCTCTCGGAGTTCAGCGGCCACCGGACGTTCGGCGACGACGCGGACTCGTTGCTCGAACAGGAGGAGATAGAACCGACCGCCGGCGACAACGAGACGACGGACCACCCGCCGATTCACCCGACGGGCGAACTCCCCTCTCCCTCCGACCTCTCGGAGGACGAGTGGGAGGTGTACGAACTCGTCGTCCGCCGGTTCTTCGCGACGGTTGCGGAGTCCGCCGAGTGGGAGCATCTCCGCGTCGTCGCGGACGCCGGCGGCCTCTCGCTGAAGGCCAACGGCAAGCGTCTCGTGAAAGAGGGCTACCACGCCGTCTACCCGTACTTCAACTCCAGCGAGTCGTTCGTCCCCGACGTCGAGGAGGGCGAGGAACTCGCGGTGACGGACACCCGAATCGAGGCCAAACAGACCCAACCGCCGCGGCGATACGGGCAGTCGCGCCTCATCGAGACGATGGAGAAGATGGGCATCGGGACGAAGGCGACGCGACACGACGTCATCCAGAAACTGTACGACCGCGGCTACATCGAGAGCGACCCGCCGAAACCGACGCGACTGGCGCGGTCGGTCGTCGAGGCCGGCGAGGAGTTCGCGGAACTCATCGTGAGCGAGGAGATGACCGCCCAACTGGAACAGGACATGCAGGCCATCGCGCGGGGCGAAGCCACCTTAGAGGAGGTGACAGACGAGTCCCGCGACATCCTCGAAGACGTCTTCGAGGGGCTGATGTCCTCGGGCGAGGAGGTGGGCAAACACCTCCAAGAGTCGCTGAAAGCCGACAAGACGGTCGGAACCTGTCCCGAGTGCGGCGGCGACTTGGTCGTCCGAAAGAGCAGACACGGGTCGTACTTCATCGGCTGTGACTCCTATCCGGACTGCACCTACACCCTCCCGCTTCCGTCCACCGGCAAGCCCCTCATCATGGACGAGTCCTGCGACGAACACGAGCTCAACCACGTGAAGATGCTCGCCGGTCGGAAGACGTTCGTCCACGGCTGTCCGCTCTGTAAGGCCGAGGAGGCTGACGAACAGGAGGACTTGGTCATCGGCACCTGTCCCGAATGTGGGGAGGAACACGGCGGCGAACTCGCCATCAAGCGCCTCCGCTCGGGGTCGCGCCTCGTCGGTTGTACGCGCTACCCCGACTGCGACTACTCGCTTCCCCTCCCGCGGCGGGGCGACGTGGAGGTCACGGACGACTCCTGCGAGGAACACGACCTGCCGAAGATACGCATCACCTACGACGGCGACAGGGAACCGTGGGACCTCGGCTGTCCCATCTGCAACTACCGCGAGTACCAAGCCCAACAGAACGGCTCGGAGCTCGAGGCCGTGAAAGGTATCGGCGAGAAGACGGCGGAGAAACTCCAAGACGCCGGTATCGGCGACGTGAGCGCGCTGAAGGAAGCCGAACCCGACGCCCTCGCTGACGCGGTGGACGGCGTCGGACCCGACACGGTTCGGGAGTGGCAGGCGAACGCGGACTGA
- a CDS encoding phosphoglycerol geranylgeranyltransferase: MTGPWTEWDHVLKVDPDKDLVEGETFEDVCATGTDAIEIGGTLDITTEKMQRVVDACAKYDVPLYQEPSNPGVVIESDHLDGYLIPTVFNADSSFWVTGAHKEWVRIDGPLDWERTTTEAYIVLNPEASVAELTEADTEQSADDVASFAAVAEKMFGQEIIYVEYSGMFGDTEKVAAAQDALDDSTLFYGGGIRDYDAAYEMGKHADTIVVGDLLHDEGVDAVRETVEGVNDAHAEQLEAE, translated from the coding sequence ATGACCGGGCCATGGACGGAATGGGACCACGTCTTGAAGGTAGACCCCGACAAGGACCTCGTGGAGGGCGAGACGTTCGAGGACGTCTGCGCCACCGGAACTGACGCCATCGAAATCGGCGGCACGTTGGACATCACGACGGAGAAGATGCAACGCGTCGTCGACGCGTGTGCGAAGTACGACGTGCCCTTGTATCAGGAACCGTCGAACCCCGGCGTCGTCATCGAGTCGGATCACCTCGACGGCTACCTCATCCCGACGGTGTTCAACGCCGACTCGTCGTTTTGGGTCACCGGCGCGCACAAGGAGTGGGTCCGAATCGACGGCCCCCTCGACTGGGAACGCACGACCACCGAGGCGTACATCGTTCTGAACCCCGAAGCGTCCGTCGCGGAGTTGACGGAGGCAGACACCGAACAGAGCGCAGACGACGTCGCCTCCTTCGCCGCCGTCGCCGAGAAGATGTTCGGACAGGAGATAATCTACGTCGAGTACTCCGGCATGTTCGGCGACACGGAGAAAGTCGCCGCCGCGCAGGACGCTCTCGACGATTCGACGCTGTTCTACGGCGGCGGCATCCGCGACTACGACGCGGCCTACGAGATGGGCAAGCACGCCGACACCATCGTCGTCGGCGACCTCCTCCACGACGAGGGCGTCGACGCCGTCCGCGAGACGGTCGAAGGCGTCAACGACGCCCACGCGGAACAACTCGAAGCCGAGTGA
- a CDS encoding alpha/beta hydrolase, producing MRDSLGAGAAVEVLRAVPFASPPERTLHLDLYRPVPPRGDAADARRAVVVLVYGGEWRDGDRDDLSRFGLALAERGFACAAVEYRGSDEAAFPAQIRDVKAAIRWLRANADRAGLDPNRVGAFGHAAGAHLAVLAALTPGRPELAPDPDHLVGEASFDGEGPADALAATVGVAGLYNFEHTPERESIRSLLGGSRSEVPEAYELASPSTHLRNAGSDDASPILLLHGAEDDVTPSMASELFYDGLEASAGTAECVVAEGAGHDVHLEQFDWTLAWTEAFLDRHLR from the coding sequence ATGCGCGACTCTCTCGGCGCGGGTGCCGCAGTCGAGGTGCTCCGGGCGGTGCCGTTCGCGTCGCCGCCGGAGCGAACGCTCCACCTCGACCTGTACCGGCCGGTACCGCCCCGCGGCGACGCCGCCGACGCCCGCCGGGCGGTGGTCGTCCTCGTCTACGGCGGCGAGTGGCGCGACGGCGACAGAGACGACCTGTCGCGGTTCGGTCTCGCCCTCGCCGAACGGGGGTTCGCCTGCGCCGCCGTCGAGTACCGCGGCAGCGACGAGGCCGCCTTCCCCGCGCAGATTCGGGACGTGAAGGCGGCGATTCGCTGGCTCCGAGCGAACGCGGACCGGGCGGGCCTCGACCCGAACCGGGTCGGCGCGTTCGGCCACGCCGCCGGCGCGCACCTCGCCGTCCTCGCCGCCCTCACGCCCGGGCGCCCCGAACTGGCGCCGGACCCTGACCACCTCGTCGGTGAGGCGTCGTTCGACGGCGAGGGACCGGCCGACGCCCTCGCCGCCACCGTCGGCGTCGCCGGACTCTACAACTTCGAGCACACCCCCGAACGGGAGTCGATACGGTCGCTCCTCGGCGGGTCGCGGTCGGAGGTGCCCGAGGCGTACGAACTCGCCTCGCCCTCGACACACCTCCGAAACGCGGGGTCGGACGACGCCTCGCCGATTCTCCTCCTGCACGGCGCGGAGGACGACGTGACGCCCTCGATGGCGTCGGAACTGTTCTACGACGGCCTCGAAGCGTCGGCGGGCACCGCGGAGTGCGTCGTCGCGGAGGGTGCGGGCCACGACGTTCACCTCGAACAGTTCGACTGGACGCTGGCGTGGACGGAGGCGTTCCTCGACCGTCACCTTCGCTGA